ATCGCCGGAATAGTGGCTACCGATTTTACCCGGCCAAGGTCTGTTGCCCGCCATATCATCTGAAGCCGGTCGAATACGTCTCGGCACGCCTGGGCTCCGCCTTTCACCCGGAAGGAAAGCAGATGGGAGAAGCGGTTCACCGGTTTTCTGTACCTCTCGTCGTATTCTGCATCTACCAGCCAGAGGTATTTCTTTGCCACCTCGTGCAGCGGGTTTGATTCCAGACCCAGATAGTTCACCGCCAGAACGTTTTTGTGCCGCTCTAGAAACTTCGCTACTGTGAGGGCAGTCTGACTCCATACATCCACCCTTGTGCGCAGTGTGCGCAGGTCGTTCAGAGTCATTGCGGCCTGAAACGGATGCAGACAACCGCCGGTATCCCGCTGGGGCCACAGCTTCAAATACTGGCAGAAATCAGCTTTCATATCTTCGTTGTTGACATTGGAGATTATCGGCTTGCGGCAGATTACCGCACCGGCAATACCCGTACCCGAACTGCTCATCACCTTGGTAACAGACTGAATCACAATGTCGGCGCCATAGCATATGGGCCGCAACAAAGCCGGAGAAGCAATCGTGGAATCGCAAATAAAGGGCAACCCGCGCGCGTGCGCCAAGTCCACGACCTGCTTCAGGTCAAAGAAAGCCAGGCCTGGATTGGACGGCATCTCGCCATACAAGAAACGGGTGTTCTTGTCTATGAGCCTTGCCCATTCATCCAAGTCGTTTGAATTACGCACCCAGCGCACCTCGATGCCCCGCTCCTGCATCTTGCGGATATTGAACTGCTGGAATGTCCCACCGTACACCTGGCAGGTGGCGACAAAATTCAGAGGCGCATCGTCCTGCCTTACCAGCAGCGCGTCAGTCACGCCCGCAATCGCAGCCATACCGGACGAATAGACAACGCAGCTTGTTTCTCCGTCATAGCCGTACCCGTCAAGCAGCGCCAGAACATCTTCTAGATACTGAAGCGTCGGGTTGTGAATCCGGGTATAGCACCAGGTTGGAATCTGATAGGAGAGAGCGGCTTCCAGTTCATCTGAGTCGCGGTATGCCTGAGCTGCAGATAAGAACAGCGGCTCCATCGTCGCGCCCTGGTTATTGTTCAACGCTTCTTCCACCGTGTAGAGCCCGTGCACGGCAAGCGTGTCAAAACGCCGGCGCTTGGCTTGTTGCCAGGCTTGCCGGCGCTTCTCGATAATCACCCTGGCCCTTTCCAGATACCGTTTCATGCCCTCGCTTGGCGAGGGCGTGGGTTTGTTCATCACGGTTCCTCCTGAGATAAGCGACCTCTATAGTCGGGGTTCCATTTGCGCACAAGGCAATCTAGGCGAACATCAGCTTCAAGTCAAGCGGACGCCTCTGGTTGACATATACAGCCGCCACGGCATTATCAGCATCGTCTAAAAGGAGCTTTTATGCACCACCCTGATACTTTGTGCGTTCACTCTGGCCAGCCTGAGACCGGCCCAGGGCCGGTAGTTACTCCGATATACGCAACCTCCACTTTCCGCTTCCGTTCTGCCCAGCATGGCGCAGCCCTTTTTGCCGGCAAAGAGCCGGGCTACATCTACACCCGCATGCTCAACCCGACAGTAAAGGGACTGGAAGATTGCGTCGCCAGCCTTGAGGGAGGCGCATTCGGCCTAGCCACCAGCTCCGGCATGGCCGCCATTCATGCTACACTGGTCGCGCTCTGCTCAGCTGGCAACCACGTAGTCTGCTCCCGGGCGGTGTACGGCCCGACTCTGGGACTGCTGCAGAGTATAATGTCCGGGTTGGGCGTGGAGTATTCCAGCGTAGATACGACGGATGTAGAACAGGTGAACGCTGTTCTTCGGCCCAACACCAAAGTCCTGTTTGTGGAAACACCCGGCAACCCGACGCTTGTCATCTCTGACCTGGCGGCTCTGGCTGGACTCTGCCAGAAGCGTGGTATCAAGCTGGTGGTGGATAACACCTTCATGACTCCGATTCTGCAACGACCTCTGGACTGGGGAGCAGATGTGGTAGTTCACTCCTTGACCAAGTTTCTTAACGGACATGCTGATGTGGTCGGCGGCATTATCGTGGTGCGCAACGAGGCCACGTACCTGCAGTTCCGCAAGGTTCTGAACCATCTGGGCGGGGTATTGGGACCCTTTGAAGCATTTCTGGTGCACCGGGGCATCAAAACCCTGCACCTTCGGATGCAGCGTCACTGCGAAAATGCCATCCTGATTGCCAGATTCCTGGAAAGTCACCCCAAAGTGGCGGCGGTACGTTATCCCGGGCTTCCTAGCCATCCCCAGTACGAGCTGGCGCAGCGGCAGATGAAAGGTCCGGGCGGCATGATAAGCTTTGAGCTGAAAAGCGGCCTGGAAGCCGGGCGCCGGGTTATGGACTCGGTCCGGCTCTGCGGACTCGCAGTCAGTCTGGGCGGAGTAGAAACACTTATTGAGCATCCCGCCTCCATGACTCATGCCAGCGTGCCAGAGGAAGAAAGGTTGCGTGCAGGTATTACTGATGGTCTGGTTCGCCTGTCAGTGGGTATAGAAAACCCGGAAGATATTATCGCCGATTTGGATCAGGCGCTTGCCAGGGCGTGAGTCAGGTGCGTCACACCGTAGCCAAAACCAGTAAATACAGGCAGACCTACACCACCGGCAAAAAGGTATAAGAGGACAGCTGCGCTTGCCCGCCGGGCGCCAAGGGCCGCTCCGGCCGGACGCACCGCCTGCCAAACTGTGAATAAAACGAAGTTGAGGAACAAACGGCCAGCTGCTATACTACGCCCTAACTAGGAGATGCTTGTGTCCAGAGTTTGCATTCTCTTTGCGCTGTTGACCCTGGCTCCGGCCTGGGGAGCCAATCTTATTGTCAACTCATCTTTTGAATACTGGCTGTTCGGCTCGCCGGTGGGATGGGTAACTTCCAATGCGGTGATAGAAAGCACGGTCGTGCGTGATACAAATGCCCATACCGGTCGCTATTGCGCACTGCTGCGCGGGGCAGATACCTCTGCCTTTGTGACAACTACGACAATCGTGCGGCCGGGAATCCACTATCAGTTCGGGGCTTTCTGCCGGGTACCGGGCATACTCCCGGCCTCTTTTGTCCTGCAGTTTACGACTTTGCTGGCCGACCCGATTGGTAACCCGATAATCATTCCGGCAATATACTCAGGCCGCAACTACCGCGAGTACACGCGCTGGGTTACCGCTCCTGAATCTGCCTTCTTTCTCGTTGTGACGTTCGCTACCCTGCCGCATGCGACCGCATACCTGGACGACGTCACCCTGGAAGATACCACGTTTCTCGGCCTTGAAGAGAAACAATCCACTGCTCTGCCCATTGCAAACCAGACTCGCAAGATAGTCGTGCCTGCAGGATGCCGGCTAACTGTGATGCCGGGTATGATGGCCTACGACATCACGGGCCGCAGGTTCAATTGTAGTCTGCCTGGAGGAATCTACTTCCTTACTCCGAAGCGTTGACGCGGTAGCAAGACTTATCGCTCCTGCTGCACGCCGCCCAGATTAGCAAGGCAAGAAACAGAACGACTATCAGCGCCAGATGATACCACAACCACGTTGGTAATCCCCACCAGAACACTTCTGACCTGTTCCAATTCCAGAAGTCAACGCTCGCCACGAACAGAAGACCAAAAACAGCCACCCAGCGCCAGGCTGAGCCAGATATCCGCGCCATAACATCAGTTTGCCGCGCCGGCCGGACAAGGCTTCCCACCACCAAAACAGCCGTCGTCACCAGCACCACCGGAATCACCGGCAGCACTCCCGGCGCGGGCAGGAGTTTGAAATGATAGAGCGCCACCAAGGCCTCGCCAGCGACAATGGAAGCAAGGGCCGCCCAAGGATTCGTCCTGCGCCAGTACACTGCCGCGAACGTCACAGGAAAAAGCACAGCAAGACCGGTAAAGGTCTCTGTCGCTATCACCCGTATCGTAGCCACCGGCCGCAACGCCAGAACCAGACCGACCAGACCCAGCAGCACCACTGCGGCGCGAGACCAGACAGGCGAGGAATGTTCCTTGCACCCCAATATATCGCGTACCACCATTGAACTAAGCGTCAGAAGCTGAGAATCCATCGTTGACATCATCGCCGCAAGCACTCCAGCTACCACCACCGCAGCTAACCAGCTTGGCAGAACTCGTCCAGCAACAAGCGGCAACACCTCATCAGCTGCTCTGCCGACCAAACCTGGTTCCACCAACCGAGCCATGACCCCAACTGCAACCGGGAGAAAGAATAGTCCACCCGTTACCAAGGGATAGAACAGTGCGGTGACCCGCAGAGCTTTTTCGTCCCGTGCAGCCAGGAATCGCTGGAACAATTGCGGAAACATCGGGTCGCACAGGAACCACAGCGCCATATAGGAAAGCCACACGCCCACCGGAAACTCGCCACCAGGTCCTGGACGGGCAAACAGTGCCGGCAGTTGCTCTCGCACCGTCTGGTTCGTCTGGCCAAATCCGCCCAAAGCCCGAGCCGCGCCCACAAACACCGCAACCAGTGCAACAATCATTACGCCCCCCTGGAGCGTATCAGTCCACACATCCCCACGCAACCCCGAGGCAACGACATAACCGACCCCTACCACGGTCACCAGAACTACTCCCCAGGCATAGGGAATGCCAAGTAGTTTGTTCAGCGCATACCCTGCGCCCATCGGCTGCAGCGCTATGTAGGGCAGTGTAAACACAATCATGACAGTGGCAAAAGCAAGTTGTAAAGGCCTGTTGCCGAGCCGGACGAGCATAAACTCTGCCGGCGTCACTACGCCCCGGGCCCGACTCCAGCGCCAAACAGGTATGCCCAGAAAAAGAAATGTCAGAGCCATAAACCCGGTGCCGAACGCCATTATTGGGTAGTAAGCGTACCCGGACCGGTATCCCTCGCCGGCAAACCCGAGTACCGTGAAGGCAGAGAAATTCGTAGCCGCCATGGTCAAGAGCAGGAACAGCGGCCCAATCGTCCTGCTGGCCAAGAAAAAGTCTTCCTGCCCGGGGCGGCTACGACGTCGGGCCAATAGCCCGAGCACAGTCAGGGCCGTAAGGTAACCAAGGATGATGATCGTCTTTATCATCGCTGCTCCTAACGCATCTTTTCTCCGGGACAGAAAAGGCCATCCCGGGCCGACCGGGATGGCTCACGCCTGACATAGCCGGCAACTAAGCATACCCGCTGACAGCCGTACGTCAACCCGGCGCAATGCGCGGACTCAGGTGCTTCTCACCTGAGACAACCGGACGAGCGCCGCAGCCTGCTGCCGCTTTAGCCCATGCCGAGTCATAATACCGGTTCGAGTTTCCGGAAGGCGCAATGTTCTGGGCATCAATTCAGGCCGAGTTGACTTTGTTCGTTCTGCCGCTATTCTCACTATCCGGCGTCTCTGGCCCAGGACACTGTCTGCATCAGTGTTTGGCTATCGCCGGCAGTGGCGCAGAATACAACTCACTGATAAATAATAGATTAGGAGGACCTGTGCTTACAAACTTCGCTAACGAACCTTATCTGAATTTCGCCAAGACCGAAAACCAGGTCGGGCTCGAACAGGCACTTACCAAGCTGAAAGAAGCGGCAGGAACTGAGTACGACCTTGTCATTGGCGGCAGGCGGGTTCGAACCAAGCAGCAGTTCATCTCGTACAATCCTTCGGACCGAAAGCCGGTCGGAACATTTTCGCGGGCGACCGAGAAGGAAGCCGGACTGGCAATGAAAGCCGCTCTGGCCGCGTTTGAAGAGTGGAAGTACGTACCGGCAGTGGAGCGTGCCTCGGTCTTCCTGCGCGCCGCCCGGATAATGAGGCAGCGACGATTCGAGTTCGATGCGGCAATGATTCTCGAAGAAGGCAAGAGCTGGTCTGAGGCCGATGCCGACTTTGCCGAGGCGGTTGATTTTCTTGAGTTCTATGCCCGGGAGGCAATCCGCTACGACCAGCCGTGCGGGGTGACACCATTTCCGGGTGAGCTGCAGGAGGTTCGTTACATTCCGCTCGGCGTCGGAGTGGTAATACCGCCGTGGAACTTTCCGTGTGCGATAATGGTCGGCATGACGACTGCGGCTGCAGTCACCGGCAACACGGTAGTGCTGAAGCCTTCCTCGGATGCCCCGCTTATCGCAGCCATGTTCACCGAGGTGCTGGAGGAGGCTGGCCTGCCACCGGGTGTGGTCAATCTGCTTACCGGGCCGGGCGGCGCAGTCGGTGATTTCCTGGTCCAGCACCCGAAAACACGCTTCGTCTCCTTTACTGGCTCCAAGGCCGTCGGTCTTGGCATCATCGAGAAGGCAGCAAAGACGCAGCCGGGTCAGATATGGATAAAACGGATTGTCGCCGAGATGGGTGGGAAGGACTGTATCATTGTTGATGCCGAAGCCGACCTGGCTGAGGCAGTCGAGGGCGTCGCAGTATCTGCTTTCGGTTTTCAGGGACAGAAGTGCTCGGCATGTTCGCGGGCGGTCGTGGACGCAAGGGTGTATGACGAGTTCTTGGAGCGACTGGCCGAGCGTGTAAAGAAGATAACGGTAGGACCAGTGGAAAGGCGCGAAAACTGGATGGGGCCGGTCATCAACGAACGGGCGTTTGATTCCATCATGGAGTACATCAACGTCGGCCGGAAAGAGGGCCGACTGGTGTGCGGCGGCCAAGGCGATAAACGAGAAGGTTTCTTCATTCAGCCGACCGTGTTTGCGGACGTAAGACGCAACGCTCGAATTGCCCAAGAGGAGATTTTCGGACCAGTGCTGGCCGTCATCAAAGCGCGAAACTTCACCGATGCTCTAGACATCGCCAATGGCACTGAGTACGGGCTCACCGGCGCAGTCTATACCCGCAACCGAGACAAGATTCATCGTGCGAAGCGTGAATTCCATGTCGGCAACATGTACATAAACCGGAAGTGCACTGGCGCGCTGGTTGACGTGCAGCCGTTTGGCGGATTCAACATGTCAGGCACCGACTCTAAGGCTGGTGGCCGGGACTACCTCCTGCTCTTTCTCCAGGCAAAGGCGATGACCGAACGGTTCTAGGGGTCAAGCATGTCGAACAGGTCTTATCGAGCAACCCACGCCTCAAATCCGAAAAAGACCCGCGGGTCTCGCCCCATGTCCACCCCAACCCGGGCGGGCAGGCGGTCTGGAGGTCGAGCCAATCGCCGGCGCGTGCTGATTATGGGTGCGGCTGGCATGGACTACCATGTCTTCAACGTTTGTTTCAGAGACAACCCGGCTTACGAAGTGGTCGGCTTCACCATGGCCCGGGAGCAAAATCTCGGCACCGTCGGTGGGCTTCGAACCTATCCACCGTCGCTTGCTGGCAAGCTGTATCCTCGGGGCATTCCGACTTTCCCCGAGGAAGAAACAGCGGTTCTGGTGAAGCAGTTAGGTGTTGACGAGGTGGTCTTCGCCTATTCGGATGTATCCCACCAACACGTCATGAACCTGGCCTCAGCTGTGCTTGCCGCTGGTGCGAGTTGGCGACTTTTCTCACCCCGGCTGACTCAACTTCAGTCAAGCAAACCGGTCATTGCCGTCTGTGCGGTTCGGACCGGGTGCGGAAAATCGCAGACTTCGCGCCGAGTCTATGATATCATCCGGTCAAAGGGCATCGGCGTTGTTGCGGTACGCGAGCCGATGCCGTATGGCGAGCTAGAAAAGCAAGTCTGCCAGCGGTTCGCATCCTACGACGACCTGGACCAGGCAGAGGCAACAATTGAGGAACGCGAGGAGTACGAGCCGTACATCGAGAACGGAATGGTCATCTTCGCGGGCGTAGACTACACCAAGGTGCTGCGCCGTGCCGAGGCCGAGGCTGAAGTTATCGTGTTTGACGGTGGGAATAACGAGATATCGTTCTTCCGACCAGACCTGCTCATCACTGTGACCGACCCACTGCGGGCCGGCGCGGAGACCGCCTATCACCCCGGCGAAGTGAACCTGAGGCTCGCCGACGTGGTGGTGATAAACAAAGAGGACTCTGCCAATCCCGAGCAGATATCAAGCGTCAAGGAAACGGTGCGTCGGCTGAACCCAACCGCGCTCGTAATTGACGCCGACTCACCGCTTGAAGTTGCCGACCCGAATGTAATCCGTGGCAAACGGGTACTGGTTGTCGAAGACGGACCGACCGTGACACACGGGGACATGCCATACGGCGCGGGCCGGATTGCAGCCGAACGGTTCGGGGCGGCGGCAATCGTTGACCCCAGACCGTACGCCACCGGTTCGCTGGCGCGCGAGCTGGAGAACAATCCTCACCTTGACCGGGTGCTCCCGGCAATGGGCTATTCAAAAGAACAACTTGCCGAGTTACGCTCTGCCATCAATCAGGCAGAATGTGACATTGTTGTCTCGGGCACGCCGATTGACCTTGCCCGGCTAATGCGAACCAACAAGCCCATCGTCCGGGTCAAGTACAGCTTGCTTGAGAAGTCTCGGCCGGACCTTGACGAAATCGTCACGGGCCTGCTGGAAAAGAAGGGGTTGGTCAAGCGAAACTAAGACGGCAGCCCGACCACTAATGGTTGTCGGCGCTTCTGGAGATAACGCCATTAGGCGCTGGCGCCTCGCGCTCACGGCATTCGCCTGGTTGCTCATCGTCCGGTCCGGGTTAAGTCTGTTTTCCGGGTTCTTACTGATTCCGCTGGCAACATTGCTGATCGGCGGTGGCGTTGCGGCTCAGTTTCGACCACTGGCAGCAGCCGGGGTTGGACACGCGCTTGTGGTCGGAGTCGGGTCGGTTGGATTGCTTCGGCGTCGCCGCTGGGGCTGGTATGTCGTGGTAATAAGCCAGATTCTCGAGGTGGGAGCGGCGTTCGCCTTCGCCATCCCTGCGCTGAAACCGGTACTGATGCTTCTCGACCCGGGCCGCGCAACTGTCGCCAGCTTCGCGATTGCCGGTCTCGTCGCGCTTGTCCCGGCTTCAATTGCCGGATTTCTTATGCTCGAACCGGTCGTTGCGCAGTTTGAGCAGGGGCGGCCGCGGTCGCTGGACCAGCCTTGACTTCTCAAGCATTTCGGGCATAGTTTCGCGGCATGACAAAGCTGTCGGAGATGGAGTACCGCGTGCTCGCGGCGCTGCCGTCGGACAAACCCCTGCCCGTCGAAGAGCTCGTTCAACGCGTAGCTGAGCAGTATGGTGTTGACGTCCCAAATCACACGGAGAATGTCAGCCGGCTGACGCAGCTTGCCCTGATGGCAGGACAGCATGAGGCAGGATACGGCGACCAGGCTTACGTGATGGCAGGCCTGAAGATTCTAGCCGACAAAGGCCTGGCAAGCATCTGCGAGACCCCTGACGAAGAACTGCGGGTTGTTCAAGACCGTGCCGGCAGTGCCTTCGAGTTCAAGCTCCCGGAACGGCTAGCACTGCAAAAACTCAAGCTCGCCAAAGCCGGCGACTCAGTCAGCCTCGCAGACGTAACCAGAATATTGGGCAAGGACGATGTTCGAGCCGAGGTGAAATGGTTGACCAAGAAACATTGGTGCCGACGGGATGCAGATAAATTGGTATTGACCGACGTCGGCGAGAAGGCGGCTTGCGGCGAAGAGCTGGGCGAAGACGAGAAACTGGTCAGCATGCTTGCGGACGGAAAACCAAGGCTTGTCTCTGACATCCGGGCCGGACGCTCAGACCTTGATGTCACCGCTGCTATCGAGCTGCTGCGTGGGCGGGATGACATCGTGAAGCGACGGCGGCGCAACCGACGAACAGTGACGCTTACCGCCAGAGGAAAAGAGCTGAAGACAGCGGGCATTGAACCGGTCAAGGAAGTCACACAACTGACACCAGAACTACTCAAGACGGGCAAGTGGCGCGATGTCGCCTTCAAGCACTACGACGTGAAAGTAGCCGTGGCGCCACGCTACCCCGGCAAGCCCCATCCGCTCCAACGGGTAATCCAGGAGACTAGACGGGCGTTCTTCGAGATGGGTTTTGAGGAAGTGGACTCGCCGGTCGTTGAGACCGCATTCTGGGACTTCGATGCCTTGTTTCAGCCGCAGGACCATCCGGCCCGGGAAATGCAGGACACATTCTACACTAAGATGCCAAGCGAGGGACAATTACCCGACAAGGCATTGGTTGAACGGGTTGCGCGCACGCACGAAGACGGTGGCGACACCGGCTCGACCGGCTGGCGCTACCACTGGGACATAGAGAAGGCGAAGCGTCTGGTATTGCGCACCCACACAACCGCAGCCACCATCCGTGCAGTAGCGGCAAATCCGAACCCGCCTCGGAAGGTGTTCTCCATCGGCAAGGTTTTCCGGCGGGAGAACGTGGACGCGACCCATCTGCCTGAATTTGTGCAGATAGACGGCATCATCATTGACGAACAAGCAAACCTTGCCACCCTGCTTGGCACACTGGCCGAATTCTATCGCAAAATGGGCGCCCAGAAAGTGCAGTTCCGGCCATCGTTCTTCCCTTACACCGAGCCATCAGCAGAGGTATTTGCCTATGTCGAGGGTTTGGGCTGGGTCGAAATGTGCGGCTCTGGCGTCTTCCGGCTTGAGGTCACACGGCCACTGGGCTGCACCACACCGGTCATCGCCTGGGGGGGGGGACTGGAGCGCATTGCGATGCTCCGCTTCGGGCTCGACGACATCCGTAAGCTGTACTGGGCAGATATAGACTGGCTAAGAGAGGCAAAGCTGTGCCGGTAGCAAACGTACCGCTCGGGCAGCTGAGACGCTTGGTAGGCCGGGACCTGGGACGGGATGACCTCGTCCAAGCGCTTGCCGAGCTGGGCTGCGACGTCGAGGGCAGGGCAGTAGTGACGTCATACCGGTGCGGTCGGTGTAGTCAGATCACCGAGGTGCTTGAGCATGAAGATTTCAACAGCAAGTGTGCGCACTGTGGCAGCGGAGACATTACGGTGTCCGGTTCCGCTGAGGTCATAAGGCTCAACCTCCTGCCGGTGCGGCCGGATATGTTCGACGTGGCCGGATTGGCGCGGGCGCTGCGTGGATATCTGGGTATCGAGACCGGGCTGCCCAATTTCGGGGTACGGGCTTCGAACTTCGAAGTTATCGTTAGGGCCGGTCTGGAAGAAATCAGACCCTATATCGCCTGCTGTGTGGTCCGGGACCTCGCGCTCGACGATGAGACGGTCCGGATGCTCATGAAGATGCAGGAGAATTTGCACTGGGCCTTGGGCCGGAATCGCCGGCGCGCCTCAATTGGCGTCTATGACCTCGACACGGTGACACCGGGCTTTGAGTACCGACCGGTGCAGCCAGAGGCGCTCAAGTTCGTGCCACTCTTCGGTATGCCGGATGGTATGGTTGCGGCGACGCCCAAGCAGATATTGGAACGGCACCCGAAGGGCATCGGTTACCGGCATTTGCTTGAACCTTTTGACCGCTACCCCCTCCTGCGCGACAGCCAGGGGAAGGTGCTTTCGATGCCACCGATCATCAACAGCGAAGAAACACGGGTAACTGCGGATACCAAGAACCTGCTCATTGACGTAACCGGCCCGGACCTGAATGCCGTTACCCGCACCCTCGCCGTCATAACCGCAAGCCTGTACGACCTTGGCGCCAAGCTTGAGTCCGTAGACATCGTTTACCCGGACGGCAGCAGGACGACAACACCCGACCTTGCGCCTATGAGGATGACCGTGACTGCGAAGACCGCAAGACAGGTGCTTGGCTTCGACGTACCTGATATCGAGAGCTGTCTGACGCGCATGCGCTATGGTATTGAAGTCGGCAACCAGGCGAGTGCCAATCTGCACGGTCAATGTCCGCACGACCGGCCGCGTAACGAGTCAACCGGCCGGATGGCGGTTCTGGTTCCGGCGTACCGTAGCGACGTAATGCACGAGTATGATATCATCGAAGACATCGGTATCGCCTACGGGTATCAAAACATCGTACCGCGACTAGTACCGACGCTGACCGTTGGCAAGCCTCAGTGGGCCGAGGAGTTTGCCGACCGGTGTCGCGGGATAATGACTGGCCTCGGTTATCTGGAAATCATGACACTGGTGCTCACGAACGACCACGAACACTTCGAACTGCTCGGGATGCCGACTCCTGCCAGCGCTCCACCACGAGACCCTGGGCTGAGCGTCCCGAGTTCCGGGCTGCCTGGACGTGCAATGTCCGGTTACTGCCAAGTCGAAAACCCGACTAGTGTGGACCAGACAATGCTTCGCAAACATCTCCTTTCAGGCCTGCTTGCCACCATGCGCGTAAACGTAAGCCGGGAAATGCCACAATTACTGTTTGAGGTTGGCGAGTGTTTTGAAATTGACCCTAAGGTTGAGACTGGTGTCGCCACTAGGCACCGACTGGCCGCGGGCATCACCGGACCAAGGGCCGGGTTTGCCGACATCCGCCAGGTTGCCGACACTCTCATCCGCGAACTTGACCTCATCGTCAGCTTCGAACCGCTAGAACCCCTTGAGACCTTCATACCAGGTCGAGCTGCCAAGCTTCTTGTGCGTCGTGGTGGCCGCAACCTGGAGTGGGGCATGTTGGGCGAAGTTCATCCACGAGTGCTTGAGAACTTCGGGCTCGGCCAGCCGGTCGCGTTACTCGAAGTCACGCTCGATATCCTCCTGTAGTCGTGCGCAAGTGCCCTCACTGCGGTGAGTTGGTTCATGATGGACAGGACCGCTGTTTCGCCTGCGGTCAGCGGGTTGTCCGGGTCACACCACGGCATTCCGGTACAACAAACCCGTGGGTATTCATCGCCGCCGCCATGGCAGCGCTTGCCGCAGTCATTGGCCTGGTTATGGTCCTGCCGCGCCAGCGCAGGCACGAACATATCCGGCGCAACCAGATTGAGCAGGTTAGGGTACGAGACTCGGTTCGCCGTGCAAACGTTGTGAATACCAGTGCCAGTCAGCACGACCAGGAGGTCGCACAGCTGAATGGCGCAATTAGCAAACTGGAGCTACGTTTCAAAACGGTTCAGCAGCAGGTCGTCAGCGAGACCCCGACGCCCGAGCAGCAGAGGCTGATTACGCAAATCGGATCAGAGCTCGTCAGACTCAGAATGATGGTATCAGCCATGCTCCTGGCCGAAGCTACGAAGCGTAAGGCTATGGCCGACTCGGTACGGCTCGGCCAGCGCCGGGTTCGGACAATGATTTCCGACCTTACCCGCGCACCGAAAAACCACTAGTCCGGCGCGCTCTCACGGAGCGCTGCCGCCGCCTCACTGGCTCGGCGGACACCAATACATGTGTAGTGC
This sequence is a window from candidate division WOR-3 bacterium. Protein-coding genes within it:
- the pheT gene encoding phenylalanine--tRNA ligase subunit beta — translated: MPVANVPLGQLRRLVGRDLGRDDLVQALAELGCDVEGRAVVTSYRCGRCSQITEVLEHEDFNSKCAHCGSGDITVSGSAEVIRLNLLPVRPDMFDVAGLARALRGYLGIETGLPNFGVRASNFEVIVRAGLEEIRPYIACCVVRDLALDDETVRMLMKMQENLHWALGRNRRRASIGVYDLDTVTPGFEYRPVQPEALKFVPLFGMPDGMVAATPKQILERHPKGIGYRHLLEPFDRYPLLRDSQGKVLSMPPIINSEETRVTADTKNLLIDVTGPDLNAVTRTLAVITASLYDLGAKLESVDIVYPDGSRTTTPDLAPMRMTVTAKTARQVLGFDVPDIESCLTRMRYGIEVGNQASANLHGQCPHDRPRNESTGRMAVLVPAYRSDVMHEYDIIEDIGIAYGYQNIVPRLVPTLTVGKPQWAEEFADRCRGIMTGLGYLEIMTLVLTNDHEHFELLGMPTPASAPPRDPGLSVPSSGLPGRAMSGYCQVENPTSVDQTMLRKHLLSGLLATMRVNVSREMPQLLFEVGECFEIDPKVETGVATRHRLAAGITGPRAGFADIRQVADTLIRELDLIVSFEPLEPLETFIPGRAAKLLVRRGGRNLEWGMLGEVHPRVLENFGLGQPVALLEVTLDILL
- a CDS encoding zinc ribbon domain-containing protein codes for the protein MRKCPHCGELVHDGQDRCFACGQRVVRVTPRHSGTTNPWVFIAAAMAALAAVIGLVMVLPRQRRHEHIRRNQIEQVRVRDSVRRANVVNTSASQHDQEVAQLNGAISKLELRFKTVQQQVVSETPTPEQQRLITQIGSELVRLRMMVSAMLLAEATKRKAMADSVRLGQRRVRTMISDLTRAPKNH
- a CDS encoding phenylalanine--tRNA ligase subunit alpha — encoded protein: MTKLSEMEYRVLAALPSDKPLPVEELVQRVAEQYGVDVPNHTENVSRLTQLALMAGQHEAGYGDQAYVMAGLKILADKGLASICETPDEELRVVQDRAGSAFEFKLPERLALQKLKLAKAGDSVSLADVTRILGKDDVRAEVKWLTKKHWCRRDADKLVLTDVGEKAACGEELGEDEKLVSMLADGKPRLVSDIRAGRSDLDVTAAIELLRGRDDIVKRRRRNRRTVTLTARGKELKTAGIEPVKEVTQLTPELLKTGKWRDVAFKHYDVKVAVAPRYPGKPHPLQRVIQETRRAFFEMGFEEVDSPVVETAFWDFDALFQPQDHPAREMQDTFYTKMPSEGQLPDKALVERVARTHEDGGDTGSTGWRYHWDIEKAKRLVLRTHTTAATIRAVAANPNPPRKVFSIGKVFRRENVDATHLPEFVQIDGIIIDEQANLATLLGTLAEFYRKMGAQKVQFRPSFFPYTEPSAEVFAYVEGLGWVEMCGSGVFRLEVTRPLGCTTPVIAWGGGLERIAMLRFGLDDIRKLYWADIDWLREAKLCR